gaaaagtcagtgtatacacagtcaacatCATAACCTTGTTTAAaggcgtttgaacatatgtttgagaatgtgaggagattagtaacggttgatctttttttcacaaaaccatgttgctgttcgcaaatgatatttttactaaaatatgctacgctttcacaaacaacataagcctgtagttgcttatgtccaacttgttacctttcttgaaaattggtgtaagaaatgacttcttccatatactgggaaatttgcctgtttttagggaaagtttgaataaaaacgtaaggggttcaactaaaacattactacacttttttagtactatcgtgggaataccatcaggaccggctgagcagtcatcattcaacgtagataaaagatcaaggaccgtagtctgtagcacaggtatgtggctacagctagtttgcgagaaagtgtgattattatgaaaatatacttcatcaacttcttgagggctattaacaaatgactcacggaaattcgtcgtgaaagcgttacagatatcaaaagttttatctaacgaaaggttcttgtaattgaagataactggaaagccatctgattttttctttgagtttacaaaattccaaaattttttaggattctctctcaaagaggtgcccatatcagtaacataacaagcatataaataattagaaagagatttaaattggttaaagagttcaacataaaaagcgaagttgactggagacagagttttgagatacgttttccatgccttatttcttttgttacgcagtaaacgcaattctttcgtgtaccaaggatggctaaagtttgtatttcttgatttctttatcggtacatttttttcaaaacaacaattaaggatcctataaaaggttgaaactgcttcgtcaatgttagaaaatgctagtgtatcggcaattccagaaatggttaaatcttcagacaactcctggaaattggctcttctgaaatcaaaattatataagcaatcaaaagaattactgtgattagtaaggtgattacttaagtcaaaaaaaatgtccaaagtggggtgatatttgtcaatattagtaattcctgatctagactctagaacaagagtactaatagcgtcagaagaaaagccTAAAAcgagaattcaaatttttgagtttttaatacagcttgtttgctgtaagtcaatAAGACGGACTTTAtggagaagagatagttccatttgtgaagaagaaggagaggcttcaaggcaggattcgtcttcggatgcaATCTAGTCAATGTGTGCTAAATagaaatcacctagaagtaaaatattggtgtcagagctagacaaatttataagatagtctaatgccaaggagatatcgttataaacagaccccaaactttttggaggaatgtaaacgtttaaaatgaaaaggatCAGatgcaaacaacaaaaactgtttttgaccacttccaattttattaattgaacCATCATACATACGATACCATGCACAGCTGCGAAACTCCAGGATAGAACTGGGATCATTGAATTGCCTAGAAAACCTCTTAATTTATCCATTTCGGCTTCATACTAGTTGGACTTTTGAGTAACAAAGAACTTCAccaatgttattaaaaatagtaattaAAAAGAACATAGGTCCGATATGACTGCCTTGCGGAACTGAACAATGTTATGATTTAGCTAAAtactgattttattaaaataattaaaataagtttatgtAATGTGTGATGCCTCCCTATTTCTGAATTACTTCAAGTAATTTCTGTTGTTCATAGAGTGCTGTCAAATAATTGAGCGAAATTTGGGCCCAAACCCGTTTTATGGCTTTAATAATCTTTTcggttattttaatattgatatCCTCTTTCGTAGACTATTTTTGAAAGCCATCCCCATACATTTTCCATGATGTTCAGGCCAGGAGAATATGGGGGCCATGGTAATAGGTTCACGTTTTGGCTTGAATCCAGGCTTTTGTTGTCGGTGCGGTATGTATTGGTCATTATCGTGTTGAAAAGTCATACGTTGTCCACTTAATACTTTAGGAAACAGCGGAAGAGATCATTTTAGAATCGAATTTTAAGTGATTGCCGTATttttagagctttgaaaatccagaTCCATTGTCCCGTAATATGTGATTGCTGCCCATACCATTACACCGCCTCCTTTGCTGTGCTGTTTTTCAATATAGAATTTTGCCCTTCTTACATCATGAGCTATATCTATCAGGTCCGtccaaattattatttgtttcataGGATAAGAAGGTATGCCAACCTGGATTCCACCTGATatgatttgttgcaaaattaaggcGTTGGCTCTTGCATGCAGCagttttttcattatttgttgGTGTCGTATATGGTCTGCCTTCTGTATCACCCAAGCAACAGTCGATCTAATAGCATATACCTTACCTTGAATTCGGCTCTCGGTATCTCTCGAGGTGAATAACATGAAAACTTCCAAATTCAGGAAAACACCAGAAGAAAGCTAACACTTAAATATGCAATGATTGCAGCGATTATATAAGACTTACAAGTCTTAACAAATATCAAATAGCTATCAGTCTTAAAAATTCTACACTACACTGAAATCGATATCGCATTAAATATCAATATACGTTTGTTTGTTTCAgcaaataaattactttaacaaaatttctttagttcattaacttcaaaacttaaaacaaatatttttctattcacACAAtttcgttcttgttgattctcattaaAATCTCGTTTACATATTATTTCGCAAGTATCTGACTTTTCCGGATCTCACGCTGTATCAATTTTCAAAAGGAAAAGAATTGTCTGCAGACTATgcgatttgtatattttgtaatatACATTTACAGCTTGTCGTTTGAAATATTTCCAAGAACTTAGCGATATGAAACAAAAAGCCGCAGAAATATGAGAGAAAATTAATGAATGATATAGTCTCATCCACTTTTAGATCATGATTACCTCCGCATATTGATTAAGGAAAGTCTTaatttctaaaacttaaaatatgtaTACGTTACGTACAAACAAACTacgtaacattttaaaatcattctGATAAATAATATAGtacgaaaacaaacaaattaatacgtACGAAATTACTGTTGTTCCCCACCACAACAAAAAAGGCTCGACTGAATCTTTTGTCtccatattattttaaacaaatttaattaaaaccatAAGATAGTTAGTCCCTATATTGTCATAGCAGTTTCTTATCAATATCTATCGAAAACCCGATCGATTAAAATCTTCGAGTTACCAATAATAATGGCTTCCTACTTGAGcgcaaattattataatatagatagctaatttattattaatcttaaattaaaaaaaggtataaaaccCATGAATTATCGCTTGGCTTAATTATTCTAGTAAAAATTTTAGCATGAAagaaacaattgttttaatacttttaaccgcTTCCTTAGGTTAGTTCTgcttctaattaaaaaaaaaaacattaataattgAATGGAACttaatttagttttactttgaataaacttttgattttgtttcttagttATAGCCTTCCCATTCGATCAAGAAGGAATAATTAAGGAAGCTCCCACCGATGATGGTTGGTTCGTCCCACAACTCAATGGATCCATGGAATGGGTCACCAGAAAAGAAGCAGAAGATTTTGAACGCAAATTATCAATGGGCAGACTgttcggaaaaaaattaaaagttgaattttaccTCTTCACTCAGGATAATCCTGATGTTCCTCAGGAAATTATGACGGGAAATGCACTGAGTTTAGCTGAATCAAACTTTAATAGCCAGAATCCAACAAGGTAAGTCCAGTGAACCAACAAAATTTAGAGCAAAGACTAATTTTGATTGTTCCTTGTTTTAGAATAATTATCCACGGATGGCAAAACGACTACACTTCAGATGTTAATGTTGAAATCCGTGAAGCATTCTTGGACACAATGGAATGCAATGTCATATCTGTGGACTGGAGTCAAAAGGCCAAGAACTTAAACTACATGTCATCCAAGCAACATGTTCCGGAGGTTGGCAAACAAGTTGCCAAAATGATTGATTTCCTCGCTTCTGAAGCCGACATGTCACTTGATGATCTTCATGTAATCGGCCATAGTTTGGGTGCTCATGCAGCAGGATTTACCGGAAAACGCGTGACTTCGGGACAAATCCATACAATTATCGGCTTGGATCCCGCATGGCCACTCTATGTTCTTCACAGTTGTTCGCAACGTCTATGCGAGACTGACGCCTTCTACGTTGAATCAATACACACCAATGGAGGTGTATTGGGATTTTTGCAACCTGTTGGACAAGCGGATTTCTATGTTGGCGGAGGTGTTTTGCAACCAGGATGTGGTGTGGATGTTGGTGGTGTTTGTTCGCATCTGAGGGCATACCTCTACTATGCCGAATCGATCAGGGAAAATCTGTTTTCGAGCGTAAAGTGCTCCCATTGGAGCTTAGCAGTTTCGAATGTTTGTTTGGGAGAAAAGATACCTTCTATCAGATTGGGAAGTCCTAATAATCATGAACTTGCTCATGGATATTACTTTACTCCAGTTAATGCAAATGCTCCTTATGGAATTGAATAACCTAAAACtgaatttataataaatgtgTATTGGTCTCAAATAACGTAAAGCTTGTGGTAATTTGAGACGTATTAAGATTTACTTGTATTTAATTGATTTGCTAATTTCCAAGGGTTTATCGTAAATGTATACTTGGAGGTATTCTCTGACTTAAGTGCTTGAAGCTTGCTTGCCACAACTCAATGAATCCTGAAACTGAAATGATGTAGCACAACAGTTTTAGAAATAGCTATATTATATGTGTTACGTAGTAACTATTTTTTGGTCATTAAGCGTGAAAGCATTTATGCCAGTGTTGAGTTCGAACATTGCGGATGTAAGCGTTATTAAATTCCTATACAAGTTTGTTCACCTTCAACATTTTCATTTCCTTCTTTTTCCAAAGCAAAGAATCTCGACATGATATTGATCTCCAAATCAGTTCTAcagattattttgtttaaaattagctaTGATTTTAGAACCATTAAATTACTGTTATTGTTATGAAGAAGATGTTTGTTTAAGGCCTTTAAGGGCAGAATAGTTTGAGAAAGTTTGACAGAAATTGGGTGTTACAAGAGCCGATACATTAAGCAATAAAACCGTTCCAAACAATGactatctttatttttttggtcaCTGGAGGAAGATTATCAAAACACAAAGCGAtacattttagtaaaaattgtatttcattatAAGGTTTTGACTTTGTCATTTAGTGGGAAACACTTTTTCGGATGTACACTAAGTATTTCGGCCATAGGTTGAGAAATGTTGCGTTTAAAAACATTTCGGAGATTTCTTGCGGATACAAAAATCTAATTATGTTAAATTGAATGATTAGTTTGCCAGGAAACTTCACACactataaatttaaacctaataAGTAGTGTAGAAGAACCAAgtccttgtgacttacaactctcaactattcctgtgtgcgagtaatgatGTCAGAGATAGAAGGGACCTAAAGTTTAAATGCCAAATCCAAGCGGCCaattcgagaaagcactttttcatgacaagaattactcttggattatttgtcaactcctcgcaagaggcagtacccgtgaaaaagttaggtggcgcACTGTAGcatgcatgacagtccaacgcactaaccatcacgctacgggtactactactcatgaattataaaatgtataattctTTGACGTTATACAAAAAAGACTTTAGTTAGAAACAGATAACATAAACCCAATGTCCTTACTCAAAATTCTAatataatcaaaacaaatataaatttgaatgtcTTATTGTCTTAAGACTAAAATACTACGATATTAAGCAATTATCCTAGACTCAAGTTGTTAGTACCAAATCAACCAATCCACCAAGTCAAAAAACTTGAAGGAAATTTTATagcacaattttaataaatgtagaCGTGATTGTTAAGCCAAccataataataaatttcaattattcaaCTTAAATTAAGACATTTCAAATGACAAGCGAagttgacaggtgtcaaatgcaaGTTCTACCAACtttaaaccacaaaataaattaccCCATCATCTAAATAGTCATGcttattttgaaattcgaatGAATAGCTAATTCGATAGAATGAAGCTATTCATTCGAATGAACTTTGTGTAGGTGGAGTTTCTAACGAAAAGAATTCCTTTTCGAATAATTGCAAGGAATTGACTTAAGCTGTTTGAAATTTACTGATGTTTCTGTTTGATTTAGTGTGtccatgttgttgttttttattttaaaacatatttagcAGTTCGAGAAGTTAAGGAAATACAATAACCATTaacttttcttataataaaataaaattgttaacaaagccttcgatttgtatttttggaaCTTTTGTGTCAACTCATCTGTTTGTAAGACTTTtcaacgaaaaacaaaattctacgAGACGCAACCTcacttacttttctttttttttgtagattttaatttttatgaatgcaattgactttatctttaatttttaaaaagatatctatttttattttaggtttctattgtttgtaaaaaaactgtcaattccatttttctcaaaattttcaaaaaaacgaaTGAATATGCATAactgtcacctcgaatattttaagaacaaaaaatgattttatctccaaaataatgttatgcattttttttcgacttaaatatcgttttaaatataaaaacatcggcttcaaactaatttagtCTTATAGACAATGTCGtatgtagtttttgaaattcggtaattgtttttataaaaatcggttttttttcgtaaaaattaagATCTGCACAACATAGTacgaaaaattgaaacaaattgatattcgatttttgatatctcgtgaataaataaagatattgacttcaaaatgatttcgttCTGTGCTGAATTGTAGGTATAACATAAATCTAACTAAAAGTTTCGTTAACACAAATAATAATGTGGAAAATGTTTTTAgtgattttaagttaattttttagacaaaatcaactgacagctttttttaaaaaaacacaaaaacctacaaaaaagaCAGAAAACTTACAAGAAATGATATTTACCTCGTGTAGTAggagattaaataaattatgaatattttgtttaagtttaaaccaagacaaatcgacaaatggGATGGGGAAGTTATCAGCCTATTTtcaacttccaataggaagctattgtaatgggtccaatttgtcaaattgaaaattttgatatttctcgacgtttcaaggtccc
This window of the Eupeodes corollae chromosome 3, idEupCoro1.1, whole genome shotgun sequence genome carries:
- the LOC129949311 gene encoding phospholipase A1-like produces the protein MKETIVLILLTASLVIAFPFDQEGIIKEAPTDDGWFVPQLNGSMEWVTRKEAEDFERKLSMGRLFGKKLKVEFYLFTQDNPDVPQEIMTGNALSLAESNFNSQNPTRIIIHGWQNDYTSDVNVEIREAFLDTMECNVISVDWSQKAKNLNYMSSKQHVPEVGKQVAKMIDFLASEADMSLDDLHVIGHSLGAHAAGFTGKRVTSGQIHTIIGLDPAWPLYVLHSCSQRLCETDAFYVESIHTNGGVLGFLQPVGQADFYVGGGVLQPGCGVDVGGVCSHLRAYLYYAESIRENLFSSVKCSHWSLAVSNVCLGEKIPSIRLGSPNNHELAHGYYFTPVNANAPYGIE